Below is a genomic region from Longimicrobium sp..
GCCACTGAAGGGGCTGCTGAGGCGGTATGAGCTGATCTACGTACTGGCCGACGAGCGCGACGTGGTGACGGTGCGCACCAGCCATCGCCGCGACCAGGTGTACCTGTATCCCGTCCGCGCCACGCCGGCGCAGGTGCGCGCGATGCTGGAGGACGTGCTGCGCCGCGCCAACGAGCTGCGCGAGCGGCCAGAGTTCTACAACACCCTCACCAGCAACTGCACCAGCAACCTGGTGCGCCACGTCAACCGCATCGCGCCGCGCCGGGTGCCCTGGAGCCCGCGCACCCTCCTCCCCGGCTACTCCGACGCGCTGGCCTACGACCTGGGGCTGATCGACACCGACCTCCCGTTCGCGCAGGCCCGCGAGCGCTTCCACATCAACGAGCGCGCCCTCAAGCACGCCGACGATCCGGACTTTTCGCTGCGCATCCGTGAGAACGCGACCGACATGCCTGCTAAGCCGGACTCGTAAGTCTCACGCAGAGGCGCAGAGACGCGGGGAGAGAACTGCAACTGCATGGCTCACACAGAGACACAGAGCCACAGAGAGAACCGCAAAAGGGTTTCTCTGTGGCTTTCAGTTCTCTCTGTGTGCTCTGTGTGAGGCTTTTCTGCTACGGTCGCGGCGTGCGGTCACCGAGCAGCGCGTCGAGGCCGGCGGTCTGGGCGACGTCCAGGACGTAGGCCTCGTCGTCCGGCTTGCGGAGCCAGGGGAAGGCGAGGACGGGGACCGGGGCCAGGAGCTCGGAGAGGGCTTCCAGGTTGGTGGCTTCGGCGATGCCGGGGGTTTCGGGGCTCAGCGAGTTGAGCACGACGCCGCGCACGCGCAGGCCGGCGTCGTGGGCGGCGCGCACGGTGAGGAGGGTGTGGTTGATGGCGCCCATGCGGTTCCCCGCCACGACCACCACGTCCAGCTCCCACTGCACAAAGAGTCCGTCAAAGGCCACGTCGCGCGTCAGGGGCACGAGGAGGCCGCCGGCTCCCTCCACCAGCACGGCGTCGCGCCCCTCGGCGAGGCGGGCGAAGGCGGCGTCGAGGAGTCCCAGGTCCACTTCGGTGCCGGCGCGCGTGCTGGCCACCCAGGGCGCCAGGGGCTCGGCGATCAGCACGGGGCGCACGTCCGCGATGGGGTCGTCGCCGCCGGCGGCGGCCTGGAGGCGGCGGGCGTCGCTGGCCGGGTCGTCGGGCTTCACGCCGGCTTCCACCGGCTTCATGGCGGCCACACTCAGGCCGCGGCTGCGCAGGATGCGCAGGAGCACGGTGGCGATCGTCGTCTTCCCCACCCCGGTGTCGGTGCCGGTCACACCCAGTCGGATCATGCGCGCTCCAGGAAGCGTTCGGCGAGAGGCACGTGCCGCCGGCGGGCGGTGGTGCGGCAGGAGGAAGGTACCGCCGCGGTCGGGTGAGCGGAATGCCCAGGGAAGGAAGTGCGTTAGTGCGTTAGTGCGTCAGTGCGCGTCCGCCGTCGGACCCCACCCCCTCTGTCATCCTGAGCCGCCTCGCGAATGCCCGCCGCGCCCCCATGCTCCGGCGGCGAGCAAAGGATCTAGCCGGTGATGCACGAGGATCGCGATTCACATCGAGCCCTTCGTAGCGCGCAGTAGATCCTTCGCTCCGCGCCAGAGTTTGGAGACGGGCAGAGGCCGGTGCCGCGCGTCGCTCAGGATGACAAAATGTGGGGGACGATCATGGGTCCCAACGCGCTTCCGCGCTTCAACGCACCCACGCCCGACACACCCACGCCCCACCGCTCAACGGTCAACGGCAGAACGCGCTTCCGCACTCCCGCACTCCCGCACTCCCGCACTCCCGCACTCCCGCACTCCCGCACTTCCGCACTTCCGCACTAACGCACTTCCCCTCCCCTGTTTCGGTGCACAGACCATCGCCCGCGCCGTGGGCCACGGGTTTGCAGTGCCGGGAGTGACCACAGTGGACACCACCCTGATCGAGGAGAGACGATGGCGAAGAACGATGCGGCGCTGATGGCCGCGCTCAATGACCTGCTCCAGCTCGACCATGACGCGGTCACTTCGTACCAGGTGGCGATCGACGCGGTGTCCACGGAGACGCTCAAGCGCAAGCTCCGCCAGTTCAAGCGCGACCACCAGCGCCACGTCGCCGAGATCGGCGAGCTGGTGAGGGCGCTCGGCGGTACGCCGGTGACGGCGCCGCACCTCTCCACCGGGATGCTGAAGCTGGCGGTGCAGGCCCTCGGCGCGGCGGGCGGCGACCGCGCGGTGCTCCTCGCCTTCCGCACCAACGAGTGGGAGAGCGCCAACAAGTACGCCCGCGCCGCCGCCCGCCGCTTTCCGCCCGAGGTGCGCGAGGTCATCGCTCGCGGCGCGGAGGACGAGGCCAAGCACTACCGGTGGGCCGTCGACTCGCTGGAGAAGCTCGGCGCAGGCGACACCACCGTCCTCGGGCGCGTGGAGCAGGTGATGGAGCGGCTCCACGGCGGCGCCGCGCTCGGCCTGGAAGCCGTCGAGCGACTCGTCGCCTCCACGCGCGCCACCGTGGCCGCGCGCAGGGAAGCCGGCGCCAAGAAGGCTCCTCGCAAGCGCTCCGCCTCCGGTGGGACGGGCGCGGCGAAGAAGAGCGGCGGAGCCAGGAAGAGCACCTCCGGGACGGCGAAGAAGAGCGCTTCAGACGGCGCGAAGAAGAGCTCGTCCGGGGCCAGGAAGAGCACCTCCAGCGCGGCAAAGAAGTCATCCGGTGGCGCGAAGAAGAGCACGCGGAGCTCTGGCGCGTCGTCGTGAGCCTCGCCACCCGCGGGGCCGGGGGATGACGCCGGCCCCGCACGGAGGTGCGGATGAGTGACGCGGCGGCGGCGGTGGTCGTGGGGGGTGGCGTGATCGGCTCCAGCATCGCGTTGCACCTGCGGGAGCGGCTCTGCGGCGCGCGCGTGGTGGTGGCCGAGCGCGATCCGGCGTACGCCCGCGCGTCGTCGCGCCTGGCGACGGGAGGGATACGGCAGCAGTACGGATCGCCGCTCAACGTCGCGCTGGCGCGGCACAGCGTCGGCTTCTACAGGCGCTTCGACGAGATCACCGCCGCCGCCGCGCGTTCAACGCGCGCCTGGTTCCGCGAGCGCGGCTACCTCTTTTTGGCCGATGCGGAGGGCGCGCCCGGGCTGGAGCGGCGTTTCAAGGCGCAGCGCGAGAGCGGCGCGGCGTGCGAGCTGTGGACGCCGGACCGCATCCGCGCCCAGGTGCCGGGGCTGCGGGTGGACGACGTCGTGCTCGGCATCTTTGGACCCGAGGACGGCTACCTCGATCCGCGCGAGGTGCTGGCCGGCCTGCGCGCGCTGGCGGAGCACGCCGGCGCCGAGTACGTGCACGGCGAAGTGGTGGAGGTGGAGCGGAGCGGCGGGCGTGTGTCGGGGGTGAGGCTGGATACCGCCGAGGGCGAGCGGCGCATCGAGGCGCCCGTCGTGGTGAACGCGGCCGGCGCATGGGCCGGGTCGGTGGGGCGCGCGGCAGGCGTCGATGTCCCCGTGACCCCGGTCCGGCAGCACCTCTTCCGGCTGGAGCTGGAGGAGGGCCTGCCATCGCCCATCCCGATGATCTTTGACCCGGACGGCACGCACTGGCGGCTGGACGACGCGCGCACCCCCGGCGCGCCGGACCGCCTCGTGATCGGCCGCTCGCGTCCATCCGAGCCACCGGGCGAGAACTTCGCCTGCGACACGAACCGCCTCGACGACCTGCTCGCCACGGTGGAGCGCCGTTACCCGGTGGCGCGCGTGCGCTCGGTGGCGGAGGCGTGGGCCGGGCTGTACGAGATGACGCACGACCACAACGCGCTGCTCGGCGAGCACCCGTCGCTCCCCGGCTTCATCGTCGCGGCGGGCTTCAGCGGCCACGGCTTGATGCTGGCCCCCTCCGTCGGCCTCGCCGTCGCGGAGCTCATCGCGGGCGACTCTCCCACGTTCGACATCACACCGCTCGCCGTGGACCGCTTCGACCGCGGCGAGCTGTTCCTGGACGGCGCACTGATCTGAGCCGTGCACGCCGATGCACGCAAACACCCCCTCCCCCGGGCAGTTTCGGGGGAGGGGGATGCGTCGCGGAGCGACGCTGGGGGTGGGGCCCCCTACCGCGCCTGCCGGATGTGGACGTCGCCGTTCACGGTGCGGATCACGATGCGGTGGCGCCCGTCACCCACGGTGCCGCTGGCGCGCACGTGCTTCCGGGCGGTCCCCCGCGCGATCGACTCGAAGGTGGCGCTCTCGGAGCGGCGCAGGGGGAGGTCGGTCTCGATGCGTACCGGGCGACCGTGCGCACGCGTGTAGCCCGTCTCCACGTCGAAGGTGGCGCCCATGCCGGCGGGGATCGTCAGCGTCACCGCGCCGGTTCCGGAGCGGATGTCGACGCCGTGCTCGCCGCGCCGCGTGTCGCCCACCAGGGTGAGGGTGACCGAGCCCGCGCCGGTGCGCACGACCGCCTCACCGTCCAATGCGTCCACCTGCACCGTGCCCGCGCCGGTCGTCGCCTCCACCCGCCCCGCCGCGGAGCGCACGCGGATCGCGCCGCCGCCCGTGGAGAGGCGGGCGCCGTTCGGGGCGTCTGCTACGGTGATGGGGCCGCCGGCGGTGTTGATCACCACCGGCCCGGGGCCGCCGCCAAAGGACCCGGCGCCCTCGACATCCCCCGCGCGCCCCGTGCGGAGGCCGCCGCTCACGCGGTCCAGGCGCACCTCTCCGCCCCCGGTCCACACCCGGCCGCGCAGCCTCGAATCGAGGACGGTGACGCCCCCGCCGAGGGTGTGGAGGTCGGCCCGGCCGCGCACCCTCTCCAGCGACAGCTCGCCGCCGCGCGTCTCGCCGGTGAACGTCCCCTCCACGTCCGCGATGCGGAGCCCGCCGCCCGCCGAGCTGATGCGCACGTCGTAGCGGCGCGGCACGCGCACTTCGAAGGCGTGGCTCGTCGAGTAGCCGGCGGGCGCCCCCTGCTGCCAGGCGCGGAGCTGGGCGCCTCCGCCCGTCCCCGCGATCTCCACGCGCGTACCCGCCCGGTCGCGGCCGCGCAGGTCGGCCTTGACCCAGACCTCGTCGCGATCCCAGCCCTGCACGCGCACCTCGCCTCCCGTGCGCAGGTCGAGCGATAGAGTGCCGCCGGGGCGCGCGGGGATGCGGCGCTCCAGCGGCTGATCCTGCAGCGTGTGGAACGCGGCGCCGGAGCCGAGCGCACCGGCGCAGAGCACGAGCGCGA
It encodes:
- a CDS encoding FAD-binding oxidoreductase, whose product is MSDAAAAVVVGGGVIGSSIALHLRERLCGARVVVAERDPAYARASSRLATGGIRQQYGSPLNVALARHSVGFYRRFDEITAAAARSTRAWFRERGYLFLADAEGAPGLERRFKAQRESGAACELWTPDRIRAQVPGLRVDDVVLGIFGPEDGYLDPREVLAGLRALAEHAGAEYVHGEVVEVERSGGRVSGVRLDTAEGERRIEAPVVVNAAGAWAGSVGRAAGVDVPVTPVRQHLFRLELEEGLPSPIPMIFDPDGTHWRLDDARTPGAPDRLVIGRSRPSEPPGENFACDTNRLDDLLATVERRYPVARVRSVAEAWAGLYEMTHDHNALLGEHPSLPGFIVAAGFSGHGLMLAPSVGLAVAELIAGDSPTFDITPLAVDRFDRGELFLDGALI
- the bioD gene encoding dethiobiotin synthase → MIRLGVTGTDTGVGKTTIATVLLRILRSRGLSVAAMKPVEAGVKPDDPASDARRLQAAAGGDDPIADVRPVLIAEPLAPWVASTRAGTEVDLGLLDAAFARLAEGRDAVLVEGAGGLLVPLTRDVAFDGLFVQWELDVVVVAGNRMGAINHTLLTVRAAHDAGLRVRGVVLNSLSPETPGIAEATNLEALSELLAPVPVLAFPWLRKPDDEAYVLDVAQTAGLDALLGDRTPRP
- a CDS encoding DUF2383 domain-containing protein, which codes for MAKNDAALMAALNDLLQLDHDAVTSYQVAIDAVSTETLKRKLRQFKRDHQRHVAEIGELVRALGGTPVTAPHLSTGMLKLAVQALGAAGGDRAVLLAFRTNEWESANKYARAAARRFPPEVREVIARGAEDEAKHYRWAVDSLEKLGAGDTTVLGRVEQVMERLHGGAALGLEAVERLVASTRATVAARREAGAKKAPRKRSASGGTGAAKKSGGARKSTSGTAKKSASDGAKKSSSGARKSTSSAAKKSSGGAKKSTRSSGASS
- a CDS encoding DUF4105 domain-containing protein, whose translation is MHLPSVRWAVAAAILVAALAAWSRVRPSNTRDWTPDNARVAWAELKGDSVVVHNVRNARYRTENDYTVAWEDRAYDLRRLRTAWYAVEPFEDDWRGPAHTFVSFGFDDGQFLAASVEIRKEKGESFSPLKGLLRRYELIYVLADERDVVTVRTSHRRDQVYLYPVRATPAQVRAMLEDVLRRANELRERPEFYNTLTSNCTSNLVRHVNRIAPRRVPWSPRTLLPGYSDALAYDLGLIDTDLPFAQARERFHINERALKHADDPDFSLRIRENATDMPAKPDS